Sequence from the Fulvivirga ligni genome:
CGGAATTAATGTAGAAAAAATGTCTAAGGCATTGAAATGCAATAAGTCTAGCTTTTATTGGCACTTTAAAACCAGACAAAATTTCTTCGAAGAATTAATTCAGTTTTGGCAGGATCAACAAGAATCTCTGATCCAAAAACTGCATATGGAACATTCACCCTCTGAACGTTTCAAGAACTATCTCAGATTTCTATTTCGTAAAAATCAATATGGAGACTTGCTATTCTTTATTCAAAGAGAGGCTTTGCATGATAAGTTCCTAAAAAAGGTCCTTCGTAATTATAATCAGCAAAATAATGAACTGGCATTTATACTTATCTTAGACTTAGGCTATGATGAAGAACAGGGCAAACAGAAGACTGATTTGTTGCTCCATTTTCATAGAGGCTGGTACGAACAGCATAAGTATCAGAGAGTTTCCAAGCCAAAGGTGGAGGATGCAATGAAGTTGGTGAATGATTTTATAGAATTTGAAGGGGAGAAGGACTGAATTTCAGAAGCTATTTATATCATTTCAGATAGATTTTTTGAATGAAAATGGGTATTATTAATAAGAGATTTATGATCCTCAAAAGAGTCATTCAGAAAATATGAAATATGTTCTTTTTACATTCCTTTGCTGTTTTGTTTTGATAAACGCATCGAATGCTCAGTCTGCTTCAGATACTCTAAGAGTAGGGTATACTTATTGGTGGCCAAAAGCAGGGCCATTTATTGGAATGTGTGGGGAGCAGTATTCATTGGTTTTTATAGGTGAGATAAAATCATTGAGCAAACCACACCTCTCTGATACTGAGAATTATACCAGTCAGGAGGGTGTAGTATCTATTGACAAGGTGCTGCATAAAAAGACATTGGACCAGGCTAGTTATAAAGGGCAAAGCTATTTCACCACCAATTGCTTTAACGAATCAGGATTGAAGGTGGGGGATAAGGTGCTGATCGTTTGCTATAGTTATGAAGAGCATTTTAGCATTCCAGGAAGAGAATCCATATTGAAAATAACAGGTAAGAAGGATCCGCTTGTAAAATCCTTGAAAAAATACATCACGTCTAACCAAAATGCCAGGGTGATAGAAAAAGATTTGTCATTATGGGAAGAACGTGGATTTGGAGATGATCTAAAGCAAATTCTGGAATGCAAAGATGTTATGAAATGAGGTCGTGCGCTCCACTTTTTATCTGTCATTAAACCTGTTATCTTCGCCACCGACTAAACAAAAAACCACATGAAAAACTTATCAACCTTATCAATAATCATTTGCTCTCTACTGGCTTTGGTATCATGCGACGCACTTACCGGTGAAGAAGTTGGCAGAATACCTGTGAATGAAGTAAGTACAGATGATGAACATCTGATCCTAAAGGAAACCTCCGTTGACTTGAAGCAAGGAGATGACGTTGGCATTTGGTCTGATATGGATTTGGAATATGAGGGTGATGTGGTGGTAAGCTTTAGAATGGAGGTGCTGAAAGACGGGGTGAAATTTGGTGGGATGGAAATAGATCCTTTTGAAAAGGATATTACCATGAATGAAACTAAAACTACCATAGGCGGCGATACCAAATGGAAGTTTAGTGGTCGCAATGCTAATTTGATGATTGAAGAAGATGGAAATTATACCTTTCAGGCCATTTTGGTGACCTCTGATAATCCTTCATTAAAGATCAATAAGGCAGAAATAGTGCTGAAAAAATAAGCACAATTCCCTGCTAGAAATAAAGCCATCATGAAAATCATCGACCTATCTAAGCCTAT
This genomic interval carries:
- a CDS encoding TetR/AcrR family transcriptional regulator, whose protein sequence is MPLKKVHKNEWLKHGLSQFSSLGLAGINVEKMSKALKCNKSSFYWHFKTRQNFFEELIQFWQDQQESLIQKLHMEHSPSERFKNYLRFLFRKNQYGDLLFFIQREALHDKFLKKVLRNYNQQNNELAFILILDLGYDEEQGKQKTDLLLHFHRGWYEQHKYQRVSKPKVEDAMKLVNDFIEFEGEKD